The Frondihabitans australicus genome includes a region encoding these proteins:
- a CDS encoding SDR family oxidoreductase, which translates to MADFTEKTILVTGASGGIGGATVRRLVAAGADVIAAGSTLEGLEPIVADTGATPLAFDLTSESEIREALEGLDLWGVVNCGGWGGEIASPVDTDIAVFDKVIAINARGSLLVTKYAAASMIRLGRGGAIVNVSSQASLVALTGHISYGSSKAALDNITRVSALELGQFGIRVNSVNPTVVMTPMSAWYWGRPEIEGPTLERMPLGRWATEDDIAGPIVFLLSDDAAMITGAALPIDGGYTNV; encoded by the coding sequence ATGGCCGACTTCACCGAGAAGACGATCCTCGTCACCGGGGCCTCGGGCGGGATCGGCGGCGCCACGGTGCGACGCCTCGTGGCCGCAGGAGCCGACGTCATCGCCGCCGGCAGCACGCTCGAGGGTCTCGAACCCATCGTCGCCGACACCGGCGCCACGCCCCTCGCCTTCGACCTCACCAGCGAGAGCGAAATCCGCGAGGCGCTCGAGGGCCTGGACCTCTGGGGCGTCGTGAACTGCGGCGGCTGGGGCGGCGAGATCGCGTCGCCGGTCGACACCGACATCGCGGTCTTCGACAAGGTCATCGCGATCAACGCCCGCGGCTCGCTGCTCGTCACGAAGTACGCGGCCGCGTCGATGATCCGCCTCGGCCGCGGCGGCGCGATCGTCAACGTGTCGAGCCAGGCGTCGCTCGTGGCGCTCACCGGCCACATCTCCTACGGCTCGTCGAAGGCGGCCCTCGACAACATCACCCGCGTCTCGGCGCTCGAGCTCGGCCAGTTCGGCATCCGCGTCAACAGCGTCAACCCGACCGTCGTCATGACGCCCATGAGCGCCTGGTACTGGGGCCGCCCCGAGATCGAAGGGCCGACGCTCGAGCGCATGCCGCTCGGCCGCTGGGCGACCGAGGACGACATCGCCGGCCCGATCGTGTTCCTCCTCAGCGACGACGCCGCGATGATCACGGGCGCCGCCCTGCCGATCGACGGCGGCTACACGAACGTGTAG